Within Brienomyrus brachyistius isolate T26 chromosome 20, BBRACH_0.4, whole genome shotgun sequence, the genomic segment GAGTATCGCCACTATTTGAACACAGACAGGGCTGTCTCTGGGTATTGGTGAGGGAATCTCAGATTTTGCTCAAAAGCGTTTTTTTTGCCAATGATCGTGGTCTTGACTGCAGTGTTGCAATTATAAACATGGAATTGGCTGTAATTATAGTGGCCAATGGATTGTACTAAAGGTGATTGTCTCTCATCACAGTCCCCCAAGACCCCAGACGCCCCAGGCTCAAAGAGGCTCAGAGGCACATAGTACTGGGGAGAGGAATAGTTTTCAGGTATATCACATTTATATATTGGATACCTGACCACGAATGGAGATCCAGTCTTTAAACACATGATATTATAACCAAAGGTCCAAAATGAGGAAACTGATGCTTGTTAAAATCCAAAGTTGGAAGAAATGCAATATGAAGTAAGTAACTCACCCCTCCCTGGTAATGGATCCGCGTTCCACTCCGACGCTGAAAGGCCGTGGTGTGACACTGTGTGACGGTGCTCCTCTGTTTTCTGCTCAGTCTGAAGAAGATTATCTCGAGAGGAGACAAGAAGTGGAGAccatcatgaagaagaacgccgACTGGATCTGGGACTGGTCTAGTCGCCCGGAAAATATGCCACCCAAGTGTGTGAAATACGCACCCCATCAACGGAACCGGTTACACGAAAATCCTTTTTTAAGAATTCCCCTTACCTTCCTGCCCTGAGCCCTCTGCTAGTCAAACGTAACACAGTCAGGTTGCAAACTTTATGAAATCAAATATGCATAAAGATGAAAATTTAATTAGGGAAACGTGAACGCTTTGATCCTGTGACCTCTTCCCCTACCAGAGAGTTCCTGTTCAGGCACCCCAAGAGGTCTGGCACCCTCAGCATGAGGAACACCCGGGTCATGAAGAAGGGAGGCATCTTCTCTGCAGAGTTCCTCAAGATCTTCCTGCCATCGCTGCTCATCTCGCACATACTGGCCTTGGGTCTCGGGTGAGTCGACGTCATGGATCAGCAGGGATAGCCCTTCCCTATCAGCAGGGATAGCCCTTCCCTATCACCAGGGATAGCCCTTCCCTATCAGCAGGGATAGCCCTTCCCTATCAGCAGGGATAGCCCTTCCCTATCAGCAGGGATAGCCCTTCCCTATCACCAGGGATAGCCCTTCCCTATCGGCAGGGATAGCCCTTCCCTATCAGCAGGGATAGCCCTTCCCTATCAGCAAGGATAGCCCTTCCCTATCAGCAGGGATAGCCCTTCGTTACACTTTGCGCCCTGGCATTACATCTCCATGTCTAGTTCGCCGCTTCAGCCCGACACGGAATCGTGGTTTTGCACTTAAATGTCCGTTACGGAACAGTGACTTCTTGCCGTTTCTTTATATTGTCTGAAACAAAGACGCAATGTGAAGATATCGTAAGCATCGTTCACGTAAGGTCCAGATGATGAACAAACAGACGTCTGCCTCAAATTATTTGATAATCTGGACTAAAAATAAAGTTCAATTACATTTCAGTACGCTGCAGTTCTGTATATAATGGATGACATGCATCATTTTTTAAGTGCTTACATCACCTGCAGCTTAAGCCAAAAAAAACCCCACATTACTCCTAATATGAAACAACTTCTGTAGACTCTAAATTGCGTATTCACAGTCCAGGGTTTTCTACTAATAATGCTAACGCTAAAACACGTCTTTTTCAATTAAAATGCCAGAAGAACCTTGATAGCGAAGGATTGAAGGTTggcattttaataattttttcaAATTTGTATTATCTGCTAAACACTACCCAATAAAAATCAACTATAGGAAAAAGTACGAAAAAAGGAATTCGCACTGTGGTCTCAGGTCTGTGCTCGCAGACTCCCAAAGGAGGTGCAGGAGGTGTCAGTAAATGAAGCTACGCGCTTTGCTCCTCCTTCCCCAGGGTCTACATTGGGAGACGGCTGACCAGCCCCACCAGCACATTGTAAGGATGAGGTATCCGAGTGGGATGCATCCATCATCGTTCCCGTCGGCCTGCGAGgcgcccctcccacccccgccGAGTGATGCTTTGTAGATTCCAGTAGGCGCAGTgtgagccaccccccccaagGCCTTGCAGCGCTTGTGTTCTCGTGGATCCTGTCGCCCCGGTAACCGCTCCGCACTTTCGGGCGGCTCCTCTGTGAACGTCCCTCATCCACCCCTGTGCCACTATGCCCCtgaaggtcccccccccccaccagtgtcAGCTTCAGAACCACCGTCAAACACTGGCGTTAATCGGGTAAATGTTCGTGCCATTAATGTTGGGTAGAGGGGTATCTGGTCTTGAGTAACATGCGTGTGATGGGAGGCGGGGCTTGATGCTGGGACAGTTCttgctggtaaaaaaaaaaataataacaaatggCCAAGCTGGTTATAGTACAAGACATGGAGTAAAGGGAAGCCGTCAAACAAACTCCTTCATAATCTCTGCTTCTGCTAAGTACCAAACTCAAACCACCAAAGGATTATTATTACCGAGGAAAGGATGACAGAGGTCTGCCCAGTAACTGAATGAAAGGTGCAGTAGTAACTGGTTCGGATGCGTTCCACACTGGTCAGTCTGGGCGGACTTGCAGATGTCAGGTTACAGACTCAGGATTGTGACAATTATCTGATACAGCAACTCACCAGAAATCACCTGAATGTTAACCACTATCATCTGTATAGCAGCCAATAGTCAGCATATGTGAATGTAAAGCAGGAAGACCATCAAATGCTTTAGGCTTGACGTTTCATAGCAGTTTTGTAGGAATGTCAGATACTGTAATCGTtacgtaaaaaaataaaacaagcttCACATCAGATGTTGGTGTTAATTAGCCCTTTTTTGGTGGGGTTTTATGAATTTGCCGCAAAAACTGTGGATCACATTAACTTACTTTCTAGCAATTACTTCTGGGATATGCAAACTATACCAAATTAATGCACAGTGCTGTTCTATTAAAGGGAGGGGGGTCCTTTTCTTCAGCTAGACATATCATGGAGAAATTAAGGCAGCTAATTTCAGGACCATCAAATGAAGTGTTCTAATTCAGGTaaacacaattaaaatttatttaactTTGGTCAAAATAATCAAACAAGTGTATACATTTCCACCATGTTAGCATCATTATTCAACAGGGAACAGGGTCAACGCGGAAAACGTCGGGATGAGGGCGACGTTTCCTCTACGCAAAAGTGTCACGACCAACATACAATAACGTTATACTGTGGACTGTGAGAGTGTCCTGGGTGTTACTCCAGCGCCAACAGTCCGCGATGCTGAATGGCCACCCTTGGCGCGGAGTGAAGACGACAAAAACGAAAACGAACGAAAAGGGGGAAGGTGGCGGGCAGGCTGCAGCCTGCCTCACGCCGAGCTCAGCGACGCCGGCGTGCGGTAAACCCCGAGGGGGGGGCCCCCAGCGAGCGTTTCCTAGAGCGCATGTGTGTAACACCCTTTTCCACATGTGCTAGTAACGTTTTTGCTGTAGAATGGACCGCAATGACCAGCTAGCAGCAATTTTAGAAAACCAGGAAAATCCCACTTAAAAACGGTATTAAAATGCACGTAAGGGATGGTATCCCGTCAAAACATTTAGAGCACGACTTAGACAATCTGTAGTTCTTACACCCCCCCCATGGTTGagcggtatttttttttttgttctcaaAAGCAATACTAATCTCACAATCTCACTAATTCATTGGCGGTGGCCCCCCCATGATACATTTCACATTCATTAGCATTGACCCCGTTTTATCGTGGAGACCTACCTCCGGTGAATTTTTAAATATCGCGGTAATGCCCAAAATACTGCGCCATACTTTATCACTGCCGAAGGCTACCCCCTCCCCAATGGAAAAACAATTAAGGCTGCAAATCCCAAACATGTGGTGGCCCACTGTAACCAAGGTACGCCGTAAGATTGAAGTAGCTAAAGACCAATAACCAGCTTACTGTAGCTTCAAGTAGTtcaagatgccccccccctcccccccccagctaccAAAATCATGGGTCGCTTTCCGTTTCGCATATCTACGGGGTACATACATGCACGGCGATAAAACGTTCGATACATACttttatcaaatttaaaaagacaTTTCTGTAGTTTTTGTTACTTTTATTAAGTGGTTGACACCAGACGGTGTGGTTATATAGATACAGTCAGTGAGTAAATGTTACTATGcatggaggggaaaaaaaaaaatggaattggggcatgaaaaaaaaaaaaccaaaaaaacagaaaattgtCCACTGACCAAAAATGAGACCTGTTTTAAGTTCATAAAAGATAAAACACCGGGGCCTGAAACGACAGCTAGGGGAGGAATGTTAACAGGCATCGACTAGCAAATTTTGTATCAGAAAGGCCAGATATTACAGTAGAGACTACATTTTTACAATAAAAATGTTATTCCTTGGGCATTTCATAATTTGGTCATGAAATCATAAAATGGAAGGCTCCGACTCAAATAAATAACCCTAACTTTTGACAGTTTGGCCTCTGTTGAGTGTTGTCCATTAGTTGTGGCTGGCCTTCTCCGCGTCAGGAAAACCCTTGAtaccgccccacccccccctcccacaccggAGGCTCAAACACACCactgacccctccccccaccctccccccccacaaaaaaaaaaaaaaacaggccacCTTTTCTCCTTCGGCTAcacaaggagaaaaaaaaaagacgagtGCATCGAATTCTTCATTAGGACGACAAGAAGGCCCTCTCTTTTACAGATAAACGCCTAGGCTTAACTATGCAAGTACAAGAACCAGCCCGGTGACACTGTGGGCCCTAGTTGATTTTGTCCTGGAATATATACAGATTGTTGGTGGCTGCCACGGCGATGACGTTCTCCTTGGGGTGCCAGGCCGTGTGCAGGATCTTCTTGTTGAAGTCCAGGCTGTCCACGCTGATCTCGTCCTTCTTCCTCTTGCCGCCAGTGCACACCTTGCGGGGCTTGAGCACGGCGCGCGGTTTACTGCTCTCCCGGGATGCTTCCAGCGTGACATCCTTCCTGGTGTTCCTGTCGAACATCCTGAAGAAGTTGTTGTAGGAGCCGGTCATGATGGCACTGCAGGCAGGGAGACGGGCCAGACGGTCAGGCAGAGTCCGAAGGGTCGTCAGAACACGGTACAACTGAGAGGTACTTCGAATTTTAAGCCCCCCCCAAGTAATATTCCACTTACCCATCTGAACCATTCCAGCAGCACTCAAATTTGTCAAAAATGCAGTCATTTTCATACAGTGAGCATAACTTGCTACGGAGGTATTCATGTACCTGGAAGCAGAGTGACAAATCAGCCGTCGCGTGAGCTTTACGCGTAAACGTCCAACGAAATACACAAAACCACAACAACTCGAACAACGTTCGCAGAGAACAGACACTACTGTCAAAATGACCAGCGGGCTGACGATTCACAGTATATCCAACAAAGTGAGGCTGAAAACAAAGTAAGACCCCACATTTCTTACTCCTTTTTATGTGCATTTACAAAAAAAGCTGTTTTCAAGCCATTTTCTTACTTTCAGCTTTCCTTATTGTGCCCAGTGGAAAATGCAGGAATGAAACCTCTTAAAATGCGTAAACAAGCAGATCCCTACCTTTTAGAAActaataagaaaaataaaaataaatcagaatATCTTTAATGTACAAGACGGAAAACAAAAATATCACAGAGATTTACTCCTTTTTATGCATgtacatttccatccatccatccatccatccatcttctgcttATCCGAGGTACATTTACAATAAAGCCATTTCTCTTTCTCTTGCATTTTATTCCTTATTCCACAGGATCCAGTgtaaaacgcaaaaataaaatctcAAAGCAAACCAGAGATTATGCCTATTGCCGCCTCTGGCGTTAACATTAATGAATGATTCTGAACCCCGGGGCACTATTACCCCCCCCAGCGACGGTACACCTCGCGGCTGGCACTGGAGCAGTACCTGGTACGTTTCTACGGGCCTGTTCTCCATGTTGAGGTCCCACACCTTGACCGAGAGATAGTCCCGAGTCATCATGTAACGACCACTATGGCTGAACTTGACATCGGATATCGAGGAGATGATTTCGGAGAAGAAGGACCTGCTGCTCGGGTCTTCAGGCTCCTCGAAGACTGGAAGAGGGTcaaattggggagggggggggggcggtctgCGTTACAGAGCTGATGGGTGGTGTGGAAAAAGGACAACAAACATCTAGAATCACAGACCGCGAGATGAAAGAAACACACGATATGTAAAGACAGTACAAAAAGAGGGACATTACCCAGGACACCAACAAGGAGTCTAAATGTAAGGAGAGAATCAGTGCTGCTTAGCGTGAGATTTCACCAGCATACCATGCATCTCCAGCAGATCAGTGTTACAGTATCTAACAAGGCTTACAGTGTCGGGTAAACACACAGAAGTCCTAAAATAAAGGCGTCTCCACAGGAGGTGAACAGCAGATTCCCCATCATCGACACTGATGAAGGACAGAGCTCGCGAACATCATCACCGGGGCTGGGAGAGGGCGCTCACACTTGGTATGCCTGTCGCACAGGGCGGCCGCCCGCATGTCGCACAGCCGGATGGTTCCCTTGCTGCTGCTGTACACGAAGACGTTGCATTGGTGTGGGTGGCACTCTGCAGCTGTGATGACCTCCG encodes:
- the bnip3 gene encoding BCL2/adenovirus E1B 19 kDa protein-interacting protein 3, whose amino-acid sequence is MSTEKQSIPEANLQGSWVELHFSNGGGQSAGEEQVSASVHSGDMEKMLLDAQHESGRSSSRGSLPCDSPPRPQTPQAQRGSEAHSTGERNSFQSEEDYLERRQEVETIMKKNADWIWDWSSRPENMPPKEFLFRHPKRSGTLSMRNTRVMKKGGIFSAEFLKIFLPSLLISHILALGLGVYIGRRLTSPTSTL